From Camelina sativa cultivar DH55 chromosome 7, Cs, whole genome shotgun sequence, one genomic window encodes:
- the LOC104702240 gene encoding pathogenesis-related protein 5-like: MAHISSFNILFLVFITSGIAVSATVFTIKNNCPTTVWAGTLAGQGPKLGDGGFELTPGASRQLTAPAGWSGRFWARTGCSFDGAGNGRCVTGDCGGLRCNGGGVPPVSLAEFTLVGDGGKDFYDVSLVDGYNVKLGIRPSGGSGDCKYAGCVADLNANCPNELKVMGPQNNVVACKNACEAFKTDQYCCRGAYSTPQTCLPTDFSRIFKRACPDAYSYAYDDETSTFTCTGANYEVTFCP, from the exons atggcgCATATCTCCAGTTTTAACATTCTCTTCCTCGTGTTCATCACAA GCGGCATTGCCGTTTCCGCCACCGTCTTCACTATTAAGAACAATTGCCCTACCACCGTCTGGGCCGGAACTCTCGCGGGCCAAGGACCCAAGCTCGGTGACGGCGGATTTGAACTGACTCCAGGTGCTTCCCGACAGCTCACAGCTCCAGCAGGATGGTCAGGCCGGTTCTGGGCTCGTACCGGATGCAGCTTTGACGGCGCCGGCAACGGTAGATGCGTCACCGGAGACTGCGGCGGTCTAAGATGTAACGGCGGCGGAGTTCCTCCCGTAAGTCTGGCTGAATTCACCCTCGTAGGCGATGGCGGGAAGGATTTCTACGACGTGAGCCTTGTCGACGGTTACAATGTTAAGTTGGGGATAAGGCCTTCGGGAGGATCCGGAGATTGCAAGTACGCAGGCTGTGTCGCTGACCTCAACGCGAATTGCCCTAACGAGCTTAAGGTCATGGGTCCTCAGAACAATGTCGTGGCGTGCAAGAACGCCTGTGAAGCGTTTAAGACGGATCAATACTGTTGCCGTGGAGCTTACAGTACGCCACAAACTTGTCTTCCCACGGACTTCTCGAGGATTTTTAAGAGGGCTTGCCCTGACGCCTATAGCTACGCTTATGACGACGAAACGAGTACCTTCACATGTACCGGAGCTAACTACGAAGTCACATTCTGcccataa